A genome region from Triticum aestivum cultivar Chinese Spring chromosome 2B, IWGSC CS RefSeq v2.1, whole genome shotgun sequence includes the following:
- the LOC123045547 gene encoding uncharacterized protein isoform X2, whose product MASPAVAMRRPSPTVLASAPRRRPRRHEYSPSNMGSPSSASRLKVTALFGWIKGDRYSRTRELIPSAESYTLTGSASEVDMKPREVSISVVSSIMDIPPAEWDACAVDSVEPEKFNPFLTHAFLSSLEESGSAVKETGWLPLHVVARDENQNILGVVPLYLKSHSRGEFVFDQSWAEAYHSYGLEYYPKLQSCVPFTPVTGQRILLRDTSYRDQVFDALVKALKNLATKLNVSSLHITFPSEGEFSKLKDSGLLQRVGLQYHWTNRNYKCFDDFLMDLKQPKRKNIRQERKKIPAQNLKMKRLRGDEIKSSHWDTFYRFYRNTTDNHWGRAYLTQEFFHLLGEKMGDKVMLIVAEHDDKVVAGALNLIGGDTLYGRLWGCLPDAHFPNLHFEACYYQAIEAAIELNLSKVEAGAQGEHKIQRGYLPVTTYSCHYFLEPGFATAIGNFLVHETAQVKHVINVLHESGPYKEDILKEFAPQPDGEM is encoded by the exons ATGGCCTCGCCGGCGGTGGCGATGCGGCGCCCGTCCCCCACCGTCCTCGcctccgcccctcgccgccgtccccgccgtcaC GAGTATTCACCTTCCAACATGGGCTCCCCAAGCTCGGCTTCACGGTTAAAAGTTACTGCACTTTTTGGGTGGATCAAGGGAGATAGATATTCGAGAACTCGTGAATTGATCCCTTCTGCTGAATCGTACACTCTCACAGGGTCAGCCTCAGAG GTGGACATGAAGCCACGTGAGGTATCGATTTCTGTTGTCTCTTCTATTATGGACATACCTCCGGCAGAGTGGGATGCATGTGCAGTTGATTCAGTTGAGCCTGAAAAGTTTAATCCTTTTCTTACACATGCATTTCTCTCAAGCTTAGAGGAATCAGGTTCTGCAGTGAAG GAAACAGGGTGGTTACCTCTGCATGTTGTTGCACGGGACGAGAACCAAAATATTTTAGGTGTTGTTCCGCTTTACCTTAAAAG CCATTCTAGGGGTGAGTTTGTATTCGATCAGTCATGGGCTGAAGCTTACCACAGCTATGGACTTGAATACTATCCAAAGTTGCAGTCTTGTGTCCCTTTTACTCCAGTAACTGGTCAAAGAATATTACTTCGGGATACATCCTACCGGGATCAAGTTTTTGATGCTTTAGTAAAAGCTTTGAAGAATTTGGCTACCAAG TTGAATGTGTCATCACTGCATATAACTTTTCCATCTGAAGGTGAATTTAGCAAGTTGAAGGATAGTGGATTGTTGCAAAGAGTTGGGCTGCAATACCATTGGACAAACCGAAATTACAAATG TTTTGATGATTTTTTGATGGATTTGAAGCAGCCCAAACGGAAGAATATCAGACAAGAACGTAAAAAG ATTCCTGCCCAGAACTTAAAAATGAAGCGCCTCCGAGGAGATGAAATAAAG AGCAGCCACTGGGACACCTTCTATAGATTCTACCGTAACACAACTGATAATCA CTGGGGCAGAGCATACTTGACGCAGGAGTTCTTTCACCTTTTAGGAGAAAAGATGGGCGACAAGGTAATGCTAATTGTTGCTGAACATGATGATAAAGTTGTCGCTGGAGCTCTTAATCTTATTGGAGGCGATACATTATATGGCCGCTTATGGGGATGCCTACCAGATGCTCATTTCCCCAATTTGCATTTTGAAGCTTGCTATTACCAG GCAATCGAAGCGGCCATAGAACTAAACCTGAGTAAGGTGGAAGCTGGTGCCCAGGGAGAGCACAAGATCCAGCGTGGTTACCTCCCTGTGACAACTTACAGCTGCCACTACTTCTTAGAACCTGGTTTTGCGACAGCTATTGgaaattttcttgtacatgagaCAGCTCAG GTTAAGCATGTCATCAATGTCCTGCATGAATCAGGTCCATACAAGGAAGACATATTGAAAGAATTTGCACCTCAACCAGACGGTGAAATGTAG
- the LOC123045547 gene encoding uncharacterized protein isoform X1, producing MASPAVAMRRPSPTVLASAPRRRPRRHQEYSPSNMGSPSSASRLKVTALFGWIKGDRYSRTRELIPSAESYTLTGSASEVDMKPREVSISVVSSIMDIPPAEWDACAVDSVEPEKFNPFLTHAFLSSLEESGSAVKETGWLPLHVVARDENQNILGVVPLYLKSHSRGEFVFDQSWAEAYHSYGLEYYPKLQSCVPFTPVTGQRILLRDTSYRDQVFDALVKALKNLATKLNVSSLHITFPSEGEFSKLKDSGLLQRVGLQYHWTNRNYKCFDDFLMDLKQPKRKNIRQERKKIPAQNLKMKRLRGDEIKSSHWDTFYRFYRNTTDNHWGRAYLTQEFFHLLGEKMGDKVMLIVAEHDDKVVAGALNLIGGDTLYGRLWGCLPDAHFPNLHFEACYYQAIEAAIELNLSKVEAGAQGEHKIQRGYLPVTTYSCHYFLEPGFATAIGNFLVHETAQVKHVINVLHESGPYKEDILKEFAPQPDGEM from the exons ATGGCCTCGCCGGCGGTGGCGATGCGGCGCCCGTCCCCCACCGTCCTCGcctccgcccctcgccgccgtccccgccgtcaC CAGGAGTATTCACCTTCCAACATGGGCTCCCCAAGCTCGGCTTCACGGTTAAAAGTTACTGCACTTTTTGGGTGGATCAAGGGAGATAGATATTCGAGAACTCGTGAATTGATCCCTTCTGCTGAATCGTACACTCTCACAGGGTCAGCCTCAGAG GTGGACATGAAGCCACGTGAGGTATCGATTTCTGTTGTCTCTTCTATTATGGACATACCTCCGGCAGAGTGGGATGCATGTGCAGTTGATTCAGTTGAGCCTGAAAAGTTTAATCCTTTTCTTACACATGCATTTCTCTCAAGCTTAGAGGAATCAGGTTCTGCAGTGAAG GAAACAGGGTGGTTACCTCTGCATGTTGTTGCACGGGACGAGAACCAAAATATTTTAGGTGTTGTTCCGCTTTACCTTAAAAG CCATTCTAGGGGTGAGTTTGTATTCGATCAGTCATGGGCTGAAGCTTACCACAGCTATGGACTTGAATACTATCCAAAGTTGCAGTCTTGTGTCCCTTTTACTCCAGTAACTGGTCAAAGAATATTACTTCGGGATACATCCTACCGGGATCAAGTTTTTGATGCTTTAGTAAAAGCTTTGAAGAATTTGGCTACCAAG TTGAATGTGTCATCACTGCATATAACTTTTCCATCTGAAGGTGAATTTAGCAAGTTGAAGGATAGTGGATTGTTGCAAAGAGTTGGGCTGCAATACCATTGGACAAACCGAAATTACAAATG TTTTGATGATTTTTTGATGGATTTGAAGCAGCCCAAACGGAAGAATATCAGACAAGAACGTAAAAAG ATTCCTGCCCAGAACTTAAAAATGAAGCGCCTCCGAGGAGATGAAATAAAG AGCAGCCACTGGGACACCTTCTATAGATTCTACCGTAACACAACTGATAATCA CTGGGGCAGAGCATACTTGACGCAGGAGTTCTTTCACCTTTTAGGAGAAAAGATGGGCGACAAGGTAATGCTAATTGTTGCTGAACATGATGATAAAGTTGTCGCTGGAGCTCTTAATCTTATTGGAGGCGATACATTATATGGCCGCTTATGGGGATGCCTACCAGATGCTCATTTCCCCAATTTGCATTTTGAAGCTTGCTATTACCAG GCAATCGAAGCGGCCATAGAACTAAACCTGAGTAAGGTGGAAGCTGGTGCCCAGGGAGAGCACAAGATCCAGCGTGGTTACCTCCCTGTGACAACTTACAGCTGCCACTACTTCTTAGAACCTGGTTTTGCGACAGCTATTGgaaattttcttgtacatgagaCAGCTCAG GTTAAGCATGTCATCAATGTCCTGCATGAATCAGGTCCATACAAGGAAGACATATTGAAAGAATTTGCACCTCAACCAGACGGTGAAATGTAG
- the LOC123045547 gene encoding uncharacterized protein isoform X3, with product MKPREVSISVVSSIMDIPPAEWDACAVDSVEPEKFNPFLTHAFLSSLEESGSAVKETGWLPLHVVARDENQNILGVVPLYLKSHSRGEFVFDQSWAEAYHSYGLEYYPKLQSCVPFTPVTGQRILLRDTSYRDQVFDALVKALKNLATKLNVSSLHITFPSEGEFSKLKDSGLLQRVGLQYHWTNRNYKCFDDFLMDLKQPKRKNIRQERKKIPAQNLKMKRLRGDEIKSSHWDTFYRFYRNTTDNHWGRAYLTQEFFHLLGEKMGDKVMLIVAEHDDKVVAGALNLIGGDTLYGRLWGCLPDAHFPNLHFEACYYQAIEAAIELNLSKVEAGAQGEHKIQRGYLPVTTYSCHYFLEPGFATAIGNFLVHETAQVKHVINVLHESGPYKEDILKEFAPQPDGEM from the exons ATGAAGCCACGTGAGGTATCGATTTCTGTTGTCTCTTCTATTATGGACATACCTCCGGCAGAGTGGGATGCATGTGCAGTTGATTCAGTTGAGCCTGAAAAGTTTAATCCTTTTCTTACACATGCATTTCTCTCAAGCTTAGAGGAATCAGGTTCTGCAGTGAAG GAAACAGGGTGGTTACCTCTGCATGTTGTTGCACGGGACGAGAACCAAAATATTTTAGGTGTTGTTCCGCTTTACCTTAAAAG CCATTCTAGGGGTGAGTTTGTATTCGATCAGTCATGGGCTGAAGCTTACCACAGCTATGGACTTGAATACTATCCAAAGTTGCAGTCTTGTGTCCCTTTTACTCCAGTAACTGGTCAAAGAATATTACTTCGGGATACATCCTACCGGGATCAAGTTTTTGATGCTTTAGTAAAAGCTTTGAAGAATTTGGCTACCAAG TTGAATGTGTCATCACTGCATATAACTTTTCCATCTGAAGGTGAATTTAGCAAGTTGAAGGATAGTGGATTGTTGCAAAGAGTTGGGCTGCAATACCATTGGACAAACCGAAATTACAAATG TTTTGATGATTTTTTGATGGATTTGAAGCAGCCCAAACGGAAGAATATCAGACAAGAACGTAAAAAG ATTCCTGCCCAGAACTTAAAAATGAAGCGCCTCCGAGGAGATGAAATAAAG AGCAGCCACTGGGACACCTTCTATAGATTCTACCGTAACACAACTGATAATCA CTGGGGCAGAGCATACTTGACGCAGGAGTTCTTTCACCTTTTAGGAGAAAAGATGGGCGACAAGGTAATGCTAATTGTTGCTGAACATGATGATAAAGTTGTCGCTGGAGCTCTTAATCTTATTGGAGGCGATACATTATATGGCCGCTTATGGGGATGCCTACCAGATGCTCATTTCCCCAATTTGCATTTTGAAGCTTGCTATTACCAG GCAATCGAAGCGGCCATAGAACTAAACCTGAGTAAGGTGGAAGCTGGTGCCCAGGGAGAGCACAAGATCCAGCGTGGTTACCTCCCTGTGACAACTTACAGCTGCCACTACTTCTTAGAACCTGGTTTTGCGACAGCTATTGgaaattttcttgtacatgagaCAGCTCAG GTTAAGCATGTCATCAATGTCCTGCATGAATCAGGTCCATACAAGGAAGACATATTGAAAGAATTTGCACCTCAACCAGACGGTGAAATGTAG
- the LOC101290611 gene encoding two-component response regulator ORR1, with the protein MEGGGADGVTRVLLVDDSPVDRKVVELVLGSNTFAGSFHVVAVDSAKKAMEFLGLKDGKEQAVDMVLTDYCMPEMTGYDLLKAIKAMSPLKPIPVIVMSSENEPQRISRCLKAGAEDYIVKPLQSKDVPRLRSCSNVKPKDPPCSTVSKSSDHIAAVDGKSSLRRRAHLTDIAMVLHSSSAGLSHYFPFLFKFILLVYAILCVGELLHRWSNGCFLSYLR; encoded by the exons atggaAGGAGGAGGCGCGGACGGGGTGACGAGGGTGCTGCTGGTGGACGACTCCCCGGTGGACAGGAAGGTGGTGGAACTGGTGCTCGGCAGCAACACCTTCGCCGGCTCCTTCCACG TCGTCGCCGTGGACAGCGCCAAGAAGGCCATGGAGTTCCTGGGGCTCAAGGACGGCAAG GAGCAGGCCGTCGACATGGTGCTCACTGACTACTGCATGCCTGAGATGACCGGCTACGACCTCCTCAAAGCCATCAAG GCGATGAGTCCTCTCAAGCCCATCCCGGTGATCGTCATGTCGTCGGAGAACGAGCCCCAGAGGATCAGCAG ATGCCTCAAGGCTGGTGCTGAAGATTACATCGTCAAGCCTCTTCAGAGCAAGGATGTGCCGCGTCTGAGGAGCTGCTCGAACGTGAAACCCAAGGACCCTCCATGCAGCACTGTGAGCAAGAGCTCGGACCATATAGCTGCTGTCGATGGCAAGTCGTCGCTGCGACGGCGAGCACACCTCACCGATATTGCCATG GTTCTCCACTCGTCGAGCGCCGGGCTCTCGCACTACTTCCCGTTCCTCTTCAAGTTCATCCTGCTGGTCTACGCCATCCTGTGCGTCGGCGAGCTCCTGCACAGATGGTCCAACGGCTGCTTCCTCTCCTACCTGAGGTGA